The following are from one region of the Mannheimia granulomatis genome:
- a CDS encoding FAD-dependent oxidoreductase: MKTELDMIVIGGGMVGASTALGLAQQGFNLALIEKNPLPTFIPDSAYDLRISAISQGSIQLLEKLGVWSQIATLRSCPYTTLETWEIEGFNTAFSAAELGLEKLGDMVENNLIQLALWEQLNTYPNCQQAVEFEQIFAKREDNRWLVTVDDKIFSAPIIIAADGANSKVRQWAGIGLTSWQYRQHCLLATITSEKHSPSTTWQQFLPSGPRAFLPLSNQNGCIVWYDSPQQIKYLNSLSPEKLTLEIQKHFPNRLTSELGQIKVQSSGSFPLTRQHAQHYVQNGVVLVGDAAHTINPLAGQGVNLGFKDVKTLLEIFEQAVKKGENFADEAVLKRYEKIRKPDNLLMQTGMDLFYKAFKTELLPLKMARNLGLVLAEKITPIKKLALKYAIGI, encoded by the coding sequence ATGAAAACTGAATTAGATATGATTGTAATCGGTGGCGGCATGGTAGGGGCTTCCACTGCGTTAGGGCTGGCACAGCAGGGCTTTAACTTAGCTTTGATTGAAAAAAATCCACTCCCAACTTTCATACCCGATTCAGCTTATGACTTACGTATTTCTGCCATCAGTCAAGGCTCCATTCAACTGTTAGAAAAATTAGGCGTCTGGTCACAAATTGCCACACTTAGAAGCTGCCCTTATACCACCTTGGAAACTTGGGAAATTGAAGGCTTTAACACTGCTTTTTCCGCTGCTGAGCTAGGTTTGGAAAAACTAGGGGATATGGTAGAAAATAACCTCATTCAGCTTGCTTTATGGGAACAGCTCAACACATATCCAAACTGTCAACAAGCGGTCGAATTTGAACAAATTTTTGCAAAAAGAGAAGATAATCGTTGGCTTGTGACTGTCGATGATAAAATCTTTTCTGCACCGATTATCATTGCCGCAGACGGAGCAAATTCTAAAGTCCGCCAGTGGGCAGGCATTGGACTCACCAGCTGGCAATATCGTCAACACTGCTTGCTTGCAACTATTACCAGCGAAAAACATTCTCCTTCTACCACTTGGCAACAATTTTTACCTTCCGGTCCGAGAGCTTTCCTACCACTCTCCAATCAAAACGGCTGCATTGTTTGGTATGATTCACCGCAACAAATTAAGTATTTAAACTCTCTTTCACCGGAAAAACTCACGCTTGAAATTCAGAAGCACTTCCCTAACCGCTTAACTAGCGAGCTTGGGCAGATTAAAGTACAGTCCTCAGGCTCATTTCCTCTCACACGCCAACACGCCCAGCATTATGTACAAAATGGCGTAGTATTAGTAGGTGATGCTGCCCACACTATCAATCCACTTGCAGGACAAGGCGTGAATTTAGGGTTTAAGGATGTGAAAACCTTACTCGAAATCTTTGAACAAGCGGTTAAAAAAGGCGAAAATTTTGCAGATGAAGCCGTGTTAAAACGCTACGAAAAAATACGTAAGCCAGATAATCTGTTGATGCAAACAGGGATGGATCTCTTTTATAAAGCATTCAAAACCGAGCTTCTGCCGCTTAAAATGGCCCGCAATTTAGGCTTAGTATTAGCCGAAAAAATCACGCCGATCAAAAAGCTAGCCTTGAAATATGCTATCGGAATTTAG